The following proteins come from a genomic window of Bacteroidales bacterium:
- a CDS encoding sugar phosphate isomerase/epimerase, with the protein MKTNRRKFIRNAGTALASTALLAAIPFGNQAYGAYGKRAGSGSMGPFGFQIWTIRNELLKDFSGTLKKMAAMGYSQVEMCSPLGYGFKSLNEMSGAEMRKIIEDAGLKCTSSHFTSGELKNSLDNRIEWASQLGMKQMAQSMPGVRLGTATMDDWKRAAHELNKIAERTRSAGMQMVYHNHNFEFQKIDGELIYPVLMDELDPELVKMQFQVAVIDEGYKAQDYFRKYPGRFISAHLADYSIEKESQVPLGQGVVDWKDLFEAAKTGGVQNYFVEMDPVTFEESARFLLEF; encoded by the coding sequence ATGAAAACCAACCGAAGAAAATTTATCAGGAATGCCGGAACTGCACTGGCATCGACGGCCTTATTAGCTGCCATACCTTTTGGAAATCAGGCATACGGAGCCTATGGGAAAAGAGCGGGATCCGGCTCCATGGGGCCCTTTGGATTTCAGATCTGGACCATTCGCAATGAGCTGCTCAAGGATTTTTCAGGAACACTGAAAAAAATGGCAGCTATGGGCTACTCCCAGGTGGAGATGTGCTCCCCGCTGGGTTATGGTTTTAAATCCCTGAATGAGATGTCCGGAGCGGAAATGAGGAAGATTATTGAGGATGCCGGTTTGAAATGCACCAGTTCCCATTTTACTTCGGGGGAATTGAAGAACTCCCTGGATAACAGGATCGAGTGGGCATCCCAGTTAGGCATGAAGCAGATGGCTCAGTCCATGCCCGGGGTAAGGCTCGGGACTGCCACCATGGACGATTGGAAAAGGGCTGCCCATGAGCTCAATAAAATAGCAGAAAGGACCAGATCAGCTGGGATGCAGATGGTTTACCATAATCATAATTTTGAATTCCAGAAAATCGACGGGGAACTGATCTATCCGGTACTGATGGATGAGCTTGATCCGGAACTGGTGAAAATGCAATTTCAGGTAGCCGTCATCGACGAGGGGTACAAGGCCCAGGATTACTTCAGGAAGTACCCCGGACGGTTTATCTCTGCTCATCTGGCCGACTATTCCATTGAAAAGGAGTCGCAGGTTCCTCTCGGCCAGGGTGTCGTGGACTGGAAGGATCTCTTTGAAGCGGCAAAAACCGGAGGGGTACAGAATTATTTTGTGGAGATGGACCCTGTTACCTTCGAGGAGAGTGCCCGGTTTTTATTAGAATTCTAG
- a CDS encoding ATP-binding protein, whose product MLWASPAMPQNLDSLMALRDTSRIDVEQIKLQLEMAYALSDSDIRSALDHANRALSEAEEIGSERWTAEAKLAIGRFYDYLGVNEEAANQLKEAFNSFVELGDSAKQASALMHIGNNYFYIKQYKPALKYFSLVSEYGRALKDTSLIISGLNATAAVLGNTSKMDSALILFNEAHALSRQFGSLQKEILAYYNMGDVHLYSGRRTQALEVFHDLENYYNLKENSPKHLSSLYNSMTRAYMEKRDLPMAKAYSEKTLSALQENMRYTEYQEYYLNLFRIDTLENLADDALHHYIRYTELNDSLNNASFKERLANLDLYFELESEENQIERLTLDNQFKDLKIRQKRLTNYGYVTLSLLLLTIVFLVIRSYRKIKEKNILLEKQKEDLKAAQQRLVQSEKMASIGTLTAGIAHEINNPLNFISGGLAILKELQKELNWEGREEERQRCITATNMAYDGLDRSAAIVKALMTFSHRGESKKVETDLHQTIDHTLMFLKSRISDDIQIIKQYRLTKPVPVFPEKMHQVIINLLDNAIFAVNMEPSRPRIIAISTRMKDGKALLSFSNTGPRIALEHMDQLFDPFFTTKEPGQGAGLGLSICYTLVSEHKGEIEAKNTSEGVIFHVTLPLK is encoded by the coding sequence ATGCTATGGGCCTCACCGGCCATGCCTCAGAATTTGGATAGCCTGATGGCTCTGCGCGATACCTCCCGGATCGACGTGGAACAAATCAAGCTGCAGTTAGAGATGGCCTATGCTCTGAGCGACTCGGATATCCGCTCGGCACTCGACCATGCCAACCGGGCCCTGAGTGAAGCTGAGGAGATCGGTTCGGAGCGATGGACCGCAGAAGCAAAACTGGCTATTGGAAGATTTTACGATTACCTGGGGGTAAATGAAGAAGCTGCCAATCAGCTGAAGGAGGCCTTTAACAGTTTTGTGGAACTTGGAGATTCCGCCAAACAGGCTTCTGCTCTGATGCATATAGGCAATAATTATTTCTACATCAAGCAGTACAAACCTGCCTTAAAATACTTCTCTCTGGTTTCCGAATACGGAAGAGCTCTGAAAGATACCTCCTTAATAATCAGCGGACTCAATGCCACGGCGGCCGTCTTAGGCAATACATCCAAAATGGATTCAGCCCTGATCCTGTTTAATGAAGCACATGCACTCTCCCGCCAGTTCGGGAGCCTGCAGAAAGAAATCCTTGCCTATTACAATATGGGAGATGTGCACCTCTATTCGGGACGCAGAACCCAGGCCCTGGAAGTATTTCACGATCTGGAGAACTACTACAACCTGAAGGAAAACAGTCCGAAGCATCTTTCCAGCCTTTACAACTCCATGACCAGGGCCTACATGGAGAAGAGGGATCTCCCAATGGCCAAGGCCTACTCTGAAAAAACCCTGAGTGCCCTTCAGGAAAATATGCGCTATACCGAGTACCAGGAGTATTATCTGAATCTATTCCGGATCGATACCCTGGAAAACCTGGCCGATGATGCCCTGCACCATTACATCAGATACACCGAATTGAACGACAGTCTGAACAATGCCAGTTTTAAGGAGAGGCTGGCCAATCTGGATCTCTATTTTGAACTGGAATCGGAGGAGAACCAGATCGAACGCCTTACCCTGGATAATCAGTTTAAAGATCTTAAAATCAGGCAAAAGCGCCTTACCAATTATGGATATGTCACGCTCTCCCTGCTTCTGCTGACCATTGTCTTCCTGGTGATCCGCTCCTACAGGAAAATAAAAGAGAAAAACATACTCCTGGAGAAGCAGAAGGAAGATTTGAAAGCCGCACAGCAGCGGCTGGTCCAATCCGAAAAGATGGCCTCCATCGGAACCCTGACCGCTGGTATTGCCCATGAAATAAACAATCCGCTTAATTTCATTTCGGGCGGACTGGCCATCCTGAAAGAGTTGCAGAAGGAGCTCAACTGGGAGGGCCGGGAAGAGGAGAGGCAGCGCTGCATCACTGCCACAAACATGGCTTATGACGGACTGGATCGCTCGGCTGCTATTGTGAAAGCCCTGATGACCTTTTCACACCGCGGAGAATCAAAAAAAGTGGAGACCGATCTCCATCAGACCATTGATCATACCCTGATGTTCCTGAAATCCAGAATCTCCGACGATATTCAAATCATCAAACAGTACCGGCTGACTAAGCCGGTCCCCGTTTTTCCGGAGAAGATGCACCAGGTGATCATAAATCTTCTTGACAATGCTATTTTTGCAGTGAATATGGAACCTTCCCGTCCCAGGATCATCGCCATTTCAACCAGGATGAAGGACGGCAAGGCTCTTCTCTCATTTTCTAACACAGGTCCCCGGATCGCCCTGGAACACATGGACCAGCTCTTCGATCCTTTCTTTACCACAAAAGAGCCCGGGCAGGGAGCCGGACTTGGCCTCTCGATCTGCTATACGCTTGTATCTGAACACAAAGGTGAAATTGAGGCAAAGAATACCAGCGAAGGGGTTATCTTCCATGTGACCCTGCCCCTTAAATAG